The following is a genomic window from Desulfosoma caldarium.
ACCAAGCTTGTGGCCGATATGGTGGTCAACAAGATCAACAAGGAAGGAGGAATCAATGGGCGACCCTTGGAATTGGTCATCGGCGACACGGAAGGGGACCCCACCAAAGCCCTTCTGGTGGCCAAACGGCTGGTGGAAAAGGACCAGGTGACGGCGCTCATCGGCCCGACCCGCACAGGAACGGGCATGGCCGTCAAGGCCTACACCGAAAAGCAACAGATTCCCGTGATCATGACCATCGGAGGGGATCCTGTGATTGCCGGCGGCAAATACGGCCCCTTTACCTGGACCTTCAAGACGCCTCAACGGACCTCCACAGCCGTCACCAAAGTCTATGACTTTCTCAAAGCTAAGGGTTGGACCAAGGTGGCCTTGATGACGGCCACGGACGGCTTCGGCAAGGACGGCCTGGAATGGCTCACCCGACTGGCGCCGGAACACGGCATTCAAATCGTGGCCAACGAAGCCTTTGACGTGAACGACGCGGACATGACCACGCAGCTTGTCAAAATCAAAGCTGCTGCGCCGGAAGTGATCATCTGTTGGACCATCGGGCCGGCCGGAGCCCGCGTGGCGAAGAACGTGAAGCAATTGGGCATCACCATCCCCCTGTTTCAATGCCACGGACAGCCCGACCCCAAGTACCTGGAGCTGGCCGGATCGGCGGCCGAAGGCACCTATATGCCTTCGACGAAACTCATGGTGGCGGACCAACTTCCCGACACCGATCCCCAAAAAGCGGTCATTCGGGAATTTATCAGCTTATATAAGGACGTGTACCACTACGATCGGCAATATCCCATCAACACCCACAGTGGCTATGCCTGGGACGCCATCATGATTCTGGCCAACGCCATGCGCCAAGCGGGCACGGACCGCGCGGCACTGCGCACGGCCATCGAGCAGACTCGAGGCTATGTGGGCATCAGCGGAATCTTTAACCTCAGCGCCGAAGACCACAACGGTTTGGATGTGGATTCTCTGGAGATCGTCCAGGTGGTCAACGGAGGCTGGAAACGGGTCACTCCATGACCCTCTCGTCGTCACACGTTCTTGAAAGTCCAGGACTGGGGGGCGCGGAACGCTTTTTCATTCGGCCGGTCAACGTCTTGGCGAAACGGCCCGAAAACACGGCTGTGGTGGGGCGCCCCAAAAGTCCGGTCCCTCGATTCTTGCATCCTGCGGTGTCGGTCCCCGACGTGGCCATGCGCACCGAATGGGACTCGTTTTCGACCTTAAAGCTTCGGGCTTTGATCAGGCACCGTGCGCACGCCGTGGCGCAAACCCATATGCGCCAAGCCACACGCCTGACCAGGATTCCTCGAACATCCTCCGCCGTGCACATGGCCCGTTTGGGAAGGTCTGTCAAGATTCCGGGTGACAACACGCATACGCTTGGGTGGATCGGCAACACCAAAGGCATTCGCGACGACCTGGTGCGCCATGGACTTTCACCCCACCGGGTCTTCCATATTCCCAATTTTGGGCCCGCACCCGCGCCAATTTCTACAGAAAACCTGGCGCAACGTTGCCTTCAGTGGCACATTCCTAAAAAGAAAAGGCGCGCATCGTGTTTTCTCCGGGACGCTTCGTGACCAAAAGAGGAGTCGGTGATCTTCTGTCCGCCTTTTCCGTGCTCTGTGAAATGCCCTCGGCACTTCCAACGGTATTTATCATGGCCGAAGATGGCCCGGAAAAAGAGGCTCTGCAGAAACACAGCGGCGCCCTGGGACTGGGTTCTCGCGTGCGCCAGGACGGTTGGCGGAACAATTCGGCCCCTTTTTTTCCGAATGAGCCATATTTTCGTGTGCCCTTGGCGTCATGAACCATTTGGCAACGTGATCCTGAAAGCCTGGAGCCACGGGGCTCCGGCGGTGTCCACAATAACGGTGGGAGCTGAGGAGCTCATGTCGAAAAACCAGAACGGGCTTCTCATACCCATCGCGCACCCTGTGGCGCTGGCCCACAGCATGCTTCGGGTGCTTAAAGACCCTCTTCCGCAAAGGGATCTTGGCGAAAACGGGATAAAGACGGTGCTGACGTTCTCTCTGCAAGACCGTGTTGTGGCGCAGGACGAGGAACTCGACGAAAGGCTCGTTCAGTGAAGGCTTTGGCGCTGCCATCCTGTCCTCGTTTCCTTATCATTCGGCCCAGTGCCATCGGCGATGTGGTCATGGCCTTGCCCATGGCCGCCACGATCAAAAAGGCCTGCGAAGACGCCTTCGTGGCCTGGATCGTGGAACCGTCCATGGTGGAATTCCTTCAAGCCCAGCCACACGTGGACCAGGTTCTGGCCTGGCCGAAATCGCAATGGAAAGAACTCATGAAATCTCGGCGCCTGGCCGCTCTGGCTCGGGAAGTCTTGCAGTTTCGCCAAAGGCTGAAAAACCTGAAAATCGATATAGCCTTGGATGCGCAGGGATTGTTGAGAAGCCGGCTACTGGCGGTCCTCAGCGGGGCACGGCACCGCATCGGCTTCCCCTCCAAAGAACCGGGCAGCTTTCTCATGACCCAAATCCTTTCCAAGGGACCCCGCACGCGCATCATAGCCACAGAATACGAACACATGATGCGACGCCTTGGATTCTTGCGGGACGCCTACCCCATGGGAATCTTCATCCCCAAAAAGGATACCCGGACAGCGCGACACCTCGTGTCTCATGCCGTAGGGACCCAATCCTATGCCGTGTTTGCCATGTTTACGACCAGGCCTCAAAAGCACTGGCTTTTCGAGCGCTGGGCCGGTCTGGCTCATAAGATTTTCCAAGAATTTGGCCTTTCCGTCGTGCTTCTGGGAGGACCCAATGACGTGCCGGCCGGGGATGCGCTGGCTCGACGCCATGCGTTTACGGTGAATCTTGCCGGACGAACATCCCTTTTGGAAAGTGCCGCCATTATTCAAGGGGCACGTTTGGTCATCGGCGTGGACACGGGGCTCACCCACATGGCCGTCGCCCTCAAGAGGCCGACCATCGCCCTCTTTGGCGCCACATGCCCGTACGTCAACACGCGATCCCATCACGCCGTGGTTCTCTACAAACCCATGCACTGTTCCCCGTGCCGCCGTCGCCCCACATGCGGCCATGCCTACACGTGCATGGCGGCCATTCAGGAAGACGACGTCATGAGCACAGCACGCCGGCTTCTGGACGCCGCCAGAGACATCAACCTTGCCAAAGCCCCGGGCTGATTTTGCCTCCAACAATGAACCTCTTCGAATGGAAACCGTCACGCACCATGGCCCGTGAATCGATGCGCGTGCTGCACGTGGAAACAGGGCGCCATCTCTACGGTGGCGCCTATCAGGTTCTGCTGCTCCTTCAAGGATTGGCCTCTTCGGGAGTAGAAAACATTCTGTGCGCTCCGAAAGAGAGCGCCATCGCTCGCGCCGCAGGCCCTTATGCAACGGTGGTGCCTCTGCCCATCGCCGGGGAACTGGATCCACGGCTGCCGTGGTTTTTGTGGCAGGCCACTCACCGATGGCGACCTCACCTCGTGCACGCCCACAGCCGGCGAGGAGCCGATTGGTGGACAGGACCGATGGGCACGGCTCGGCACATTCCATCGGTCATCACGCGCCGCGTGGATAACCCGGAAAACCCCGTCTTGGCTCGCTTCAAATACGGTTTCTATCATCGCATCATTGCCATTTCCGAAGCCATCGCTCGAGTTTTGCGCAGGGAAGGTGTCGAGGCGGAAAAAATCCGCATTGTCAAAAGCTGCATTGAACCGAAAAGGTTTGCCAACCCTTACCCTCGAGACAAAGTGCTTCGAGACCTGGGCCTTCCCCAAAACACTCTTCTCATCGGCACGGTGGCCCAACTCATTGCCCGCAAAGGGCACGCGCGACTGATCGATGTGGCCCCCGCCGTCATTGCACAATATCCGACAGCACATTTTTGTTTTTTTGGCCAGGGGCCTTTACTCAAGGCACTGCAGCGGCGCGCGCAAGAGAAGAAGGTTTCTGGCCACGTGCATTTTTTGGGATTCCGTGAGGACATGGATCGCCTTTTTCCATGCTTAAATCTCCTGGTCCATCCGGCCACTATGGAAGGGCTGGGGGTCTGCCTATTAGAAGCGGCCGCCAGCGGAGTGCCCGTTGTGGCGGGTCGATCCGGCGGCATTCCCGAAGTCGTTCATCATGAGCTCAACGGACTTTTGATCGACCCCGAAAAGGACGAAGAACTTCTGTCGGCCATTCTTCAAATGCTGCAGTCTCCTGAGAAAGCTCGACGCATGGGCGAAGCCGGACGCACTTTGGTCGAGGCGCAGTTTTCCCCACAAGCCATGGTGCAAGGCAATCTTGCCGTTTACCGAGAAATCCTCAAGGATCTCTGAGCATGGCATCGAACCGTCATCCGAGTGAGCGACCCGCATCCATGGTTTACCTTTCCAGAGCGCGCCTGCATCGGCCTCGAGCCAACGTCATTCAGACGCTGAAAACCGTGGAGGGTCTCGAGCGCATCGGCGTTCCCGTGGAACTGCATCTGCCTCCGTGGAAAGGACAACGCAGCCTTGAAGAGCTTCTCGCACATCACGGCGTGACGCGGCCCCTTGACATTCGCGCCCACGCGGGTCTGCGTTCCTTGTGGAAGCCCATCGGGTTCGCCCCTTTTTTCTGGAAGTATGAAAAAACGCTGCGGCAATCCCGTGCAGTGTTTACCCGATCGGCCGATCTCAGCCTGGTTCTCATACGACGCGGCATTTCTCACAGCTTTGAAGTGCATGACATGGACGCCTTATGCCGTCACGGCACGCTGGAGCGGCTTCTGGAAGCCCATGCCAGAGGCCTTCTGCGCCATTTCTTTCCCATCAGTCATGCGGCGGCCCGCGGCCTTATGGATCGTGGCGTGACCCCTGCATGCATTCATGTCTGCCCATGCGGCGCCGATCTCTCCCTGTTTCAAGACATGGCTCCATGGAACCCTTCCGGCTTGACCAACCCTCACGTCATGTATCTGGGTCGAATCAGCCGGGATCGCGGCCTCGACATTCTGGAAGCACTCGCAGAGCGGGCCGGTTGTCGCGTCACCGTGGTGGGAGTCCTGGAAGACCGTCCAAAGACGGATCGTCTTCAGGTCGTGCCCTTTGTTCCGCATCGGAAAGTTCCCCGATATCTGGAACAGGCCGACATTGTGGTCATGCCCTATCAAAGGCATCTGGCCCATGCGGGCTCCATCAGCCCCATGAAGCTCTTTGAAGCCATGGCGGCCGGAAGACCCATTCTCGTCAGCGATCTGGAACCCATTCGCGAAATCATTCATCATGGACAAAACGGACTTTGTGTTCCACCTGACGACGAAAAGGCCTGGATCGAAGCCGTACGGTTTCTTCGAGAACATCCTCAAGAAGCTCATCGCATGGCTATCCAGGCTCAAAAGGACGCTTCTCGCTTCGGCTGGGAAAGCCGGGCGCGTAGACTGCAAGAGGTGCTTTGGAACAATAACTCCGCGTCCGAACACGACCGGAAATCATGAGGCTGTGGGAAAAGGTGCGCCGCAGAAACATTTCGTGAGCGCTGCCCTGGTTCAAAGCCGGTTGCTTCAGGGATCAAAAGTCGACTATAGTGCCCGCCCTAGTG
Proteins encoded in this region:
- a CDS encoding ABC transporter substrate-binding protein — encoded protein: MAAVTVAMTIGLLGFVPAQAADPIKIGAFFDLSGPAASIGTPTKLVADMVVNKINKEGGINGRPLELVIGDTEGDPTKALLVAKRLVEKDQVTALIGPTRTGTGMAVKAYTEKQQIPVIMTIGGDPVIAGGKYGPFTWTFKTPQRTSTAVTKVYDFLKAKGWTKVALMTATDGFGKDGLEWLTRLAPEHGIQIVANEAFDVNDADMTTQLVKIKAAAPEVIICWTIGPAGARVAKNVKQLGITIPLFQCHGQPDPKYLELAGSAAEGTYMPSTKLMVADQLPDTDPQKAVIREFISLYKDVYHYDRQYPINTHSGYAWDAIMILANAMRQAGTDRAALRTAIEQTRGYVGISGIFNLSAEDHNGLDVDSLEIVQVVNGGWKRVTP
- a CDS encoding glycosyltransferase family protein gives rise to the protein MTLSSSHVLESPGLGGAERFFIRPVNVLAKRPENTAVVGRPKSPVPRFLHPAVSVPDVAMRTEWDSFSTLKLRALIRHRAHAVAQTHMRQATRLTRIPRTSSAVHMARLGRSVKIPGDNTHTLGWIGNTKGIRDDLVRHGLSPHRVFHIPNFGPAPAPISTENLAQRCLQWHIPKKKRRASCFLRDAS
- a CDS encoding glycosyltransferase, which codes for MSHIFVCPWRHEPFGNVILKAWSHGAPAVSTITVGAEELMSKNQNGLLIPIAHPVALAHSMLRVLKDPLPQRDLGENGIKTVLTFSLQDRVVAQDEELDERLVQ
- a CDS encoding glycosyltransferase family 9 protein, which gives rise to MKALALPSCPRFLIIRPSAIGDVVMALPMAATIKKACEDAFVAWIVEPSMVEFLQAQPHVDQVLAWPKSQWKELMKSRRLAALAREVLQFRQRLKNLKIDIALDAQGLLRSRLLAVLSGARHRIGFPSKEPGSFLMTQILSKGPRTRIIATEYEHMMRRLGFLRDAYPMGIFIPKKDTRTARHLVSHAVGTQSYAVFAMFTTRPQKHWLFERWAGLAHKIFQEFGLSVVLLGGPNDVPAGDALARRHAFTVNLAGRTSLLESAAIIQGARLVIGVDTGLTHMAVALKRPTIALFGATCPYVNTRSHHAVVLYKPMHCSPCRRRPTCGHAYTCMAAIQEDDVMSTARRLLDAARDINLAKAPG
- a CDS encoding glycosyltransferase family 4 protein; the protein is MARESMRVLHVETGRHLYGGAYQVLLLLQGLASSGVENILCAPKESAIARAAGPYATVVPLPIAGELDPRLPWFLWQATHRWRPHLVHAHSRRGADWWTGPMGTARHIPSVITRRVDNPENPVLARFKYGFYHRIIAISEAIARVLRREGVEAEKIRIVKSCIEPKRFANPYPRDKVLRDLGLPQNTLLIGTVAQLIARKGHARLIDVAPAVIAQYPTAHFCFFGQGPLLKALQRRAQEKKVSGHVHFLGFREDMDRLFPCLNLLVHPATMEGLGVCLLEAAASGVPVVAGRSGGIPEVVHHELNGLLIDPEKDEELLSAILQMLQSPEKARRMGEAGRTLVEAQFSPQAMVQGNLAVYREILKDL
- a CDS encoding glycosyltransferase family 4 protein — protein: MASNRHPSERPASMVYLSRARLHRPRANVIQTLKTVEGLERIGVPVELHLPPWKGQRSLEELLAHHGVTRPLDIRAHAGLRSLWKPIGFAPFFWKYEKTLRQSRAVFTRSADLSLVLIRRGISHSFEVHDMDALCRHGTLERLLEAHARGLLRHFFPISHAAARGLMDRGVTPACIHVCPCGADLSLFQDMAPWNPSGLTNPHVMYLGRISRDRGLDILEALAERAGCRVTVVGVLEDRPKTDRLQVVPFVPHRKVPRYLEQADIVVMPYQRHLAHAGSISPMKLFEAMAAGRPILVSDLEPIREIIHHGQNGLCVPPDDEKAWIEAVRFLREHPQEAHRMAIQAQKDASRFGWESRARRLQEVLWNNNSASEHDRKS